Genomic segment of Kibdelosporangium phytohabitans:
TGCTTGCCTGAGTGCGGCGCGGTCGGTGATCTGCCTGCATCGGTCAGGAGTTACCTGGTCGAGGCGGTCGGGCGTCAGTTGCGTACCGATCAGGTCGATGAACGAGTTCCGCACAATCGTGTCGTGATTCTGATTCTGCTGGGACCAACGGATCAGATGTCGGCGTGCTGTGGTGGTCACCCATCCGGCAGGCGAGCCTCCTCGTCGGATCTCGTCCCAGTCCGCGTGCGCCAGGACGAACGCTTCCTGCACGGCGTCCTCGACATCCCGAGGGTTCCATCGCGCAGACAGCGCGATTTCAACACGTCTGCGGTTGGCCGCCACGAATTCGTCGAACGACGATGTGGGCATCGATGCCCCTGTCTCGTCGGTGTCGGTCACCGGTGAAACCTCCGCACCACCACCGCGGTACACACCGTCCGGATCGGTATTCGGATGATGCGCAGCCGCCCCGCCGCGTCGCGGTCGATCATCTCGGTGCCGTCCGGCAACCGGTCGAGCACGAGGTCCAGCGTTTTGCGCCGCTCGCGTTCGAGGCGCACCTCGGTCCGGCCGTCCGCCCAGGCCTTGAGGACGTCGAAGATTCCCGCGCGGCGTGCCCGACCGTGAACGGCATCCACGTTGTCGAGCGTGCTCACAGGACTGAAGGGATCATGCAACACGAACGGTGCTCCTCGATGGGGACTCGAAAGAGGCTGTCATATATGTATGACATCGAAGGCCCCCTCAGGTTTCACTCAGCCCCAAATTTCTTGCACCAACACCGTTGCTAGCTGTTGGCCAACAGCTGGCGGCCGCCAGGCTTAGCGACATGAGTCGCCTGCAAAACCGGTTCTGACCAGCCATCCCGCCGGGCTTTGTCCGACTCATTCTGATCCAAGTTCGACCACACCGGGTCACTCGGATGATCCGTGAAAAGCCGCGTCAACCAGATGAAAGGACCCCAAAGGGTGGGATGTCCAGATGCGGTCGCGGATCCTGGACGCCAGAATTCCGGACGACAGGAATCTGGTATCCCCACTCCGGCGGTCGGACTCCTGTGAGCCGAACAGTCTGGGGAACCCGCTACCTGGTGTACGTGCGGCGTGCTGCCCCGGCATCTACCTCCGTCATGACACGGCTGGGGCTTACTCCTCAGGTCCGAAGAGGTCAGCGCCGGTGTTCCAACGGCGCCCTACTGCAGAGTCCGGTCGGTAGGACACGACGACTCGAAGGGGAATGGCGAGCAGGCGTCCGCGGCCGATGGCGGCCCAGATCCAGGGTTCGTCCTCGCCGACAGGGAAGTGGCGGTGTGGCGTGAGGGAAACCACTGCTTCGGTGCGGACGGTGTCCGCGTCCGCGAATGGTTCCCAGGTCATCCACCCGCTGCCGCCGTCGCTGCGGTCGCACGCGGTGAGCAGTGCGGTGTAGGAGGATTCAGGGTCGGAGGAGTTCGGCACCCAGAGATCAGGGGCTGTGCCGGTGGCGGCTTGTCGGGCCAGCGCGACCACGTCACTGCCGGGCGCCATGGTGGTCAGCGGCGCGGGCGAATCCACGACGTCGGCAGTGTCGAGGGCTCTCATGTCGCTGGCCTTGCTGAACCGGGCGAGCAGGTCATGCAGCACGTGCTCTTCCGGGGTGGTTTCGGTATAGGGGTGCACGATGCTGGTGTCATTGAACGGGCTGAACCAGTGCTCGACCGGCGAGACGTCGATTCCGAGGCGCGCCTGCAGGCCGGGATCCTCCTCGATCCCGTCCATATCCTGTTCGTACAGAGCCTCGAAATCGAGGTCTTCGAGAAAATATTCCTCGGGGTGCAGCCACGGCTGTTCCAGCCCGGCCAGCTCACACAATTGCAGGGCGAGCTCACCGATCGCCTGGCGGATGATTTCCTCCGCGGTGCACGCCGCGGGTTCACCCCCGGGGTTGGCCAGGTCGTAGGCCACCTTGACCGCGGTGACCGTGGCGTTACGGAAGAAGGCCAGGTTATAGGCGTATCGATGCCGGGGTGGGAACTCCTCATAGACAAAGGACCCGTCGGCGAGGTCAGAATCCGGGAGGCCGTCATCGTCGAACTCAACGTCCTGCAGATCGGTGATACATCGCTCGACCACCTGGTTCGCCGCCGCCATCATCGCTCCGCGCCGAGCATGCGCGGCATCCCGCTCATCAGCGGGAATATCGGCGGGTAGGTAATCGTGGTATTCGTCATCGGTAACGTTCTCGTCATCATCGTCACCGGCATAGAGGGTGAACACCCGGAGTGGCAGGCTGGGAATTCGCACACGACAGGAATCGTTGATCAGTCCTTGTCTGAACTGCCGCTCATCATCCGGTTCGGTCACAGCGATTCTCTTCCCTGACGCGTCAGTCACCTGAGCGTCAACCGTACCGGCCCGCCAGTTCTCGTCATCGGGTGCCAGGGTCGACGCAGTTAGTCACGCGGCTTGATCGGCTTGCGCATGGCGACATCGTCCGCGATCAACAAGCGCGGGCGTAGTCTCGCGGGCGACGTGCCCGAGGTGTGGTCGAGGCCCTGGGTGACTGGGCGACCGTACCCAGAGTCGTTGTGTGCGACTGCGTGTCGTCGTCGATGAGGGATCTCGCTGAGAGTTCCGCGAACAGGTAGCGAGTTTAGTCCATAATGGACAATTAGTGCCGGTTCTGTTTTTCGCTGTGTCCTTTGTGGGTGTGGCCGGCGACGTGGCGAGGCGGTCGGCGTCGGAGTGGTGTATGGCGAGGGAGTGGTTGGCGGGCAGGTGTTTGAGTGGATATGTGGGTTGGTACGAGTTGGGGGATGGGTGTTGGTGGTGGTGTGGTGGTGGGTGGGTTGTTGGTGATGGTGGTGGGGTGTCCGGGTGTGGTGTGGACGAGGTTGTCGTGGGTGAGTTGGGTGATGGCGCGGTGGGCGGTGCTGGGGGCGCAGTGGTATTGGGTGGCGAGGGTGTGGAGGTTGGGTAGGTGGGTCCCGGGTGGGTAGGTGCCGTTGGTAATGGCGGTGCGCAGGTCGTGGGCGATTGCCCGGTATGGGCTGGTGGGTGGTGGGGGTGGTTGCGGTGCGATGGTGAGGCGTAGTGGTAGGCGGTTGACGAGGAGTGTGGTGGCGCGTTGGTCGGCTTCGTTGATCCAGGCGGTGTAGGTGTTGAGGGTCATGGCGGCGTCGGCGTGGCCGAGTCGGCTGGCGACGGTGCGGAGGTTGACGCCGGCGAGGATGAGTTCGGTGGCGTTGTAGTGGCGGAGTTTGTGCAGTGTGGTGCGGATTCTCAGGCGGGTGGTGAGTCGGCGGAAGCGTTGGCTGAGGGTGTTGGGTGCGATGCAGGTTGATCCGTCAGGTGCGGTGGAGAACAGAAAAGCGTTGGGGACGAGGGTGATGCCGTGGGTGGCGGCGTGGTGGCGGCGGTGGTTGAGGTAGGCCGCGATGAGGTTGGTGGTGTCGGGGTCGAGGCCGATGCGGCGGTGTTGGTGGAGTTTGGTGTCTTTCTCGATGAGGTTGGGGCCGTCGTGGGCGATGCTGGCGTGGATGTGTAGGACGTGGCGGTGGGCGTCGAAGTCGTTCTCGCGTAGGGCGGAGAGTTCGCCGCGGCGGGTGCCGGTGGTGATGGCGGTCCAGGTGAGGACGCCGAGGAGTGGGTCGGGTTCGGTCCAGAGGTGGGTGAGGATGCGGGTGACCTCGGCGGGGTGGGGTGGTTGTGGGTGGGGGCGTGGTTTGGTTGGTGGTTTGGCCAGCGCTGTCGGGTTGGTGGTGGTCCACTGCCAGCGTCGGGCGGTTCGGTAGGCGCCGCTGATGAGGTAGTGGACTTTGCGGATGCTCGCGGCGGACAGGGGCCGGCAGTGGTGGTCTGGATCGCGAGGCTGCCGTGGGGCTTGGGGTGGTTGTGTGGTGCAGTGCTGGCGGCAGCGGGCGAGGGTGGCGTAGAGCGCGTCGAGTGTTTCTGGCGTGATCGCGTCGATGGCGCGGTCGCCGATCAGTGGCTTGATGTGGTTGCGGTGCGATCCGTGGTAGCCGGTCTTGGTGGTGACCGCCGCGTGCAGTTTGTCGATGTGTTCGTTGATCAGGTCGGTGAGGGTCGCGCTGGCGCGGCGCTGGTGGTGTTGGTCGATTTGGTCGATGAATCGCTGGAGAACTCGTTGCGCCTGGTGTTCGGCGGTCGGGCCTGCGGGGATCGTCGCCGATAGATAGTGGGGTCTACGGGTGATCGGGTCGGTTCCGGAGTAGATGCGTATCCGTAGCGATCCACTGGGCAGGGTGTCGATGTGGCCACGGGGACGGGTCCTGCGGGGTCGGGTGGCTGGTTGCATGGCGGAGTCCTGTCGAATGTGCGCGGATCACCAAGCGATGGGCGGACGCGGACATCGACCGCTCATGGCATGACTGCCCGCGCGGCGTCTACTGGGGCTGTTGACGCTGCTGCTAATGGCAGTCGTAGCGACTGGCGTTCGAGGAGCGACGCCATCTCATGGACGTCGCGTGACACAGTCCTTCACCGCTACTTACGGCCAGACGCGGCGAGGATCCGTGCAGGTAGACGGCTTGCTCAAGGAGCGTGGCAGGACATTCGACTGCGCGCAGGCTTTCGCCACGGTGCGCGGTGACTGGGCCGGCTCCTGGGCGTGGCCTGGCGGCTCTGTTTTGCCTGCGAGAGACCGGCGTACGTGCCATCCTTCGACGGGCCGCACACGATCGGTCGGTCAGTATGTCCCTTGTCTGCCAGCGGCTGGCGGAATCGCTCCAGACCGCTCTCATACCACATTTCATGTCACGCGATCCCTTTCAAGATCGCTGACAGAAGCCGTTTTCACTGCTCAGACTGGGTGCCCCCGGCAGGAATCGAACCTGCGACACACGGTTTAGGAAGCCTCTACCAGCATCAATGGTCTCGTCTTCAGTCCCAATAGTACCCAATGGCCACCCTGTTAGCCACGGTTTCCCGTCACGGTCCCTGTCACACGGGAGGGGCGCGATGGGTGCGGAGGTGGCACGGGATCTGTCCGTGTGAGTCGCAGTGTCACCTCCAACGAGGTGCGCATTGGCCGCGTGGCTTGTGGCCGCCATCGGTTGGAACATGTGGACAGCGTAGAGGACCTTCGCCGTGAAGGACGGCCTTGTTCGGCCTGGTTGATGTCATGAGGCTGGCCCGCGATTGTTGATCTTGTGTCGACATATCCATCTGTGAATGAAAACACAGAGGTGGCTGGTGCTCATTGTGGGGTGTTTGTCAGTACGATCGTGAACGGTTGGGCTGAGGTAATCGCTATTTGTACTGAGTTTGCCCCGGAGGGCGTCGCGTCATTGGTGGTGCGGAGAGCCTGGTTGTCGACAAGCTTGATGTGTTGATTGTTGGGGAGTGTGTCGTGCTTGGGTGAAGTTGATATGTTGCGCTGGTTAGCTTGTGAATTGCGGATGCCTGCGACGTGTCGATGCGATATTTGTCGCGCAGTGCGGTGTCTGTGAGCGGCTCGTGGTCGTGGTTGAGGTTGTGGGGTGGGAACGGGGAATGGGATCTTGTTGGGTGGCGGTGTTGGTGTTGGTGTGCGGAGCGAGGTCGGTGCGGCGGCTAGGACAATTGCGCGGCGGCCTCGGCTGACGGTGATGAGTTTCTGTTCGGCCAGTTGCGTTATGGCGCGATGGATAGTTCCGCGGGAAACGTGATAGTGGGTGGCGAGTTCGTTGTTGGTGGGCAGTGGACTGCCCGTGGGGTAGGTGCCGTTGGTGATGGCGTTTCGGAGGTCGGCGGCGATCTGTTGGTAGAGGCCGGAGGGTTGGGGGATTGGTTGGTGGCGGGGTGGTGGGGTGAGGCGGACGGGGATGCGTTGGGTGAGGGTGGTGGTGGCGTGTTGGTCGGCTTCGCTGATCCAGGCGGTGTAGGTGTTGAGGGTCAGGCTGGCGTTGGTGTGGCCGAGTCGGCTGGCCACGGTGCGGAGGTCGACTCTGGCGAGGATGAGTTCTGTGGCGGAGAAGTGGCGCAGTTTGTGCAGTGTGGTGTGAATGCCGAGGCGGACGACGAGTCGGCGGTAGCGCTGGCTGAACGTGGACGGTTTGAGGCGTCGCGTTCCGTCGGGTGCTGGGGAGAAGATGAACGCGTCCGATCGCAGTGTGTCGCCGTGGCGGTCGGCGTGTAGTTCGCGGTATCGGCGGTAGGCGAGGAGGAGCGCGGTGGTGTCGGGGTCGAGGGCGATGTGGCGGTGTTGATGGTTCTTGGTGTCTTTTTCCACTGTGTGTCGGTTGTGTTGGGCGATGTTTCTGACGATGTAGAGGACGGGTCGGTCGGGGTGGAAGTCGGTCCAGCGCAGGGCGCAGAGTTCGCCGCGGCGGGCTCCGGTGATGATGGCGATCCAGATCAGGACGCCGAGATCGGGGTTCGGCCACGCGTGGGTGAGGATGCGGGTGACCTCGTCCGGTGTGGGTGGTTGTGGGTTGGGTGACGGGACGGGTGGAGGGCTTGCCAGTGGTGTGGGGCTGGTGTGGATCCATCCCCAGCGTCGGGCTCGTGTGTAGGCGGCGCTGATCAGGAAGTGGATTTTGCGGATGGTGGTGTCGGACAGCGGTCGGCATGCGTGTCGGGGTGACTTGTCTTGGGGTTCGGCCCTGGTGGTGGTGGGCCTGTTGGTGATCGGGCGGTGGGCGGGGGTGCCGCAGTGGTCGCGGCAGCGGGCGAGTTCGGCGTAGAACCCGTCGAGGGTTTCGGGTGTGACAGCGTTGACACGGACGTGGCCGATCAGCGGCGTGATGTGGTTACGGAGATAACCGCTGTAGTTGGAATGGGTGTGGGT
This window contains:
- a CDS encoding tyrosine-type recombinase/integrase — its product is MRASTRGTTSGGRAPTTRAPRPRGSIDTLPSGSLRVRVYAGTDPLTHREHYLSQTVPAGPTAARDAEAARRRLVVQVEEHRHPQTNATLALLLERHLAVMRAGTHTHSNYSGYLRNHITPLIGHVRVNAVTPETLDGFYAELARCRDHCGTPAHRPITNRPTTTRAEPQDKSPRHACRPLSDTTIRKIHFLISAAYTRARRWGWIHTSPTPLASPPPVPSPNPQPPTPDEVTRILTHAWPNPDLGVLIWIAIITGARRGELCALRWTDFHPDRPVLYIVRNIAQHNRHTVEKDTKNHQHRHIALDPDTTALLLAYRRYRELHADRHGDTLRSDAFIFSPAPDGTRRLKPSTFSQRYRRLVVRLGIHTTLHKLRHFSATELILARVDLRTVASRLGHTNASLTLNTYTAWISEADQHATTTLTQRIPVRLTPPPRHQPIPQPSGLYQQIAADLRNAITNGTYPTGSPLPTNNELATHYHVSRGTIHRAITQLAEQKLITVSRGRRAIVLAAAPTSLRTPTPTPPPNKIPFPVPTPQPQPRPRAAHRHRTARQISHRHVAGIRNSQANQRNISTSPKHDTLPNNQHIKLVDNQALRTTNDATPSGANSVQIAITSAQPFTIVLTNTPQ
- a CDS encoding tyrosine-type recombinase/integrase: MQPATRPRRTRPRGHIDTLPSGSLRIRIYSGTDPITRRPHYLSATIPAGPTAEHQAQRVLQRFIDQIDQHHQRRASATLTDLINEHIDKLHAAVTTKTGYHGSHRNHIKPLIGDRAIDAITPETLDALYATLARCRQHCTTQPPQAPRQPRDPDHHCRPLSAASIRKVHYLISGAYRTARRWQWTTTNPTALAKPPTKPRPHPQPPHPAEVTRILTHLWTEPDPLLGVLTWTAITTGTRRGELSALRENDFDAHRHVLHIHASIAHDGPNLIEKDTKLHQHRRIGLDPDTTNLIAAYLNHRRHHAATHGITLVPNAFLFSTAPDGSTCIAPNTLSQRFRRLTTRLRIRTTLHKLRHYNATELILAGVNLRTVASRLGHADAAMTLNTYTAWINEADQRATTLLVNRLPLRLTIAPQPPPPPTSPYRAIAHDLRTAITNGTYPPGTHLPNLHTLATQYHCAPSTAHRAITQLTHDNLVHTTPGHPTTITNNPPTTTPPPTPIPQLVPTHISTQTPARQPLPRHTPLRRRPPRHVAGHTHKGHSEKQNRH
- a CDS encoding RNA polymerase sigma factor, whose product is MTDTDETGASMPTSSFDEFVAANRRRVEIALSARWNPRDVEDAVQEAFVLAHADWDEIRRGGSPAGWVTTTARRHLIRWSQQNQNHDTIVRNSFIDLIGTQLTPDRLDQVTPDRCRQITDRAALRQALSTLKPAYAEALALHHILDHSIEDTAEALSVPVNTAKTHVRRGRQQLREAYEALTTLPSTAGGAS